A portion of the Blattabacterium clevelandi genome contains these proteins:
- the hisG gene encoding ATP phosphoribosyltransferase, with translation MDKLKIAIQKSGRLYDDSIKLLKDCSIEVNIGIDKLKTTALNFPLEILFLRDDDIPQYLEDGVADIGIVGKNVLLEKRKKIKIKETLGFGKCRLAIAIPKSLVYKKINDLNGKRIATSYPFLVREFFEKKYIKAEIHEISGAVEIAPGIGLADCICDLVSSGSTLFMNGLKEVETILQSEAVLASNLHLGEPQNIIMEKLLFRIRSVKKAKNHKYILLNVSNEHLEKIISHLPGIKSPVILPLANSKCSSVHSVVNENDFWGIIENLKELGAQDILVLPIEKIIL, from the coding sequence ATGGATAAACTTAAAATAGCTATTCAAAAATCAGGGCGTCTTTATGACGACTCCATCAAGTTACTTAAAGATTGTAGTATAGAGGTTAATATTGGAATAGATAAATTAAAAACAACAGCTCTTAATTTTCCACTAGAAATACTTTTTCTACGTGATGATGATATTCCTCAATATTTAGAAGATGGAGTAGCTGATATAGGAATTGTTGGAAAAAATGTTCTTTTGGAAAAAAGAAAAAAAATAAAAATAAAAGAAACTTTAGGATTTGGAAAATGCCGTCTTGCTATTGCAATTCCTAAATCTTTGGTTTATAAAAAAATAAATGATTTAAATGGGAAAAGAATCGCTACAAGTTATCCATTTTTGGTTAGAGAATTTTTCGAAAAAAAATATATAAAAGCAGAAATTCACGAAATTTCTGGAGCTGTAGAAATTGCACCTGGAATAGGATTAGCAGATTGTATTTGTGATTTGGTAAGTAGTGGATCTACACTTTTTATGAATGGATTAAAAGAAGTAGAAACAATTCTTCAATCTGAAGCTGTTTTAGCATCTAATCTGCATTTAGGAGAACCACAAAATATCATAATGGAAAAATTGTTATTTCGGATTCGATCTGTAAAAAAAGCTAAAAATCATAAATATATTCTTTTAAATGTCTCTAATGAACACTTAGAAAAAATAATATCTCATCTTCCAGGAATTAAAAGTCCAGTTATTCTTCCATTAGCAAATTCAAAATGCAGTTCTGTACATTCTGTAGTCAATGAAAATGATTTTTGGGGGATTATAGAAAATTTAAAAGAACTTGGTGCACAAGATATATTAGTTCTTCCAATAGAAAAAATTATACTTTAA
- the hisD gene encoding histidinol dehydrogenase translates to MNIQVYMHPSFNTWKYLIKRPIKDISILIDSVTPIINNVKKYGDLALKTYTKKYDNFNLKYIQVTEEDINKANIKISNCLKKSIEIAYKNIKFFHQKQIHEESKIEVLPGILCWRKSVPIEKVGFYIPGGSAPLLSTVLMLGIPGKLAGCKNIILCSPPNKNGEIHPSILYTAKYIGITQIYKIGGAQAIAAMAYGTESIPSVYKIFGPGNSYVTIAKQIVSQKGIVSIDIPAGPSEIVILADNTANPEYVASDLLSQSEHDMESYIILVTINESWWIEKVKSELKKQLINLSYRQNIMKKALEKSKIIVFDSLEEGINLINEIAPEHLIINCNNASYWSNKIKNAGSIFIGNYSPISIGDYASGPNHVLPTYGYAKSYSGVSVDSFIKKITFQKISKKGLRNLSKCVDLLSSEEGLIAHKKSINIRLKK, encoded by the coding sequence ATGAATATTCAAGTTTATATGCATCCTTCATTCAATACGTGGAAATATCTTATAAAAAGACCTATTAAAGATATTTCCATATTAATTGATTCAGTGACTCCTATTATAAATAATGTAAAAAAATATGGAGATTTAGCCTTAAAAACCTATACAAAAAAATATGATAATTTTAATCTAAAATATATTCAAGTAACGGAAGAAGATATTAATAAAGCAAATATAAAAATTTCAAATTGTTTGAAAAAATCTATTGAAATAGCATATAAAAACATAAAATTTTTTCATCAAAAACAAATCCATGAAGAATCTAAAATTGAGGTATTACCAGGAATTCTTTGTTGGAGAAAATCTGTTCCTATAGAAAAAGTAGGTTTTTATATACCTGGAGGATCCGCTCCTTTATTATCTACTGTATTAATGTTAGGAATTCCAGGTAAATTAGCAGGATGCAAAAATATAATTTTATGTTCACCTCCAAATAAAAATGGAGAAATACATCCATCTATTTTATACACAGCTAAATATATAGGGATTACACAAATATATAAAATAGGAGGAGCTCAAGCAATAGCTGCCATGGCATATGGGACAGAAAGTATCCCATCAGTTTATAAAATATTTGGACCAGGTAATTCTTATGTAACAATAGCTAAACAAATTGTATCCCAAAAGGGAATTGTGTCTATTGACATACCTGCAGGTCCTTCAGAAATTGTTATATTAGCAGATAATACAGCTAATCCAGAATATGTAGCTTCCGATTTACTTTCTCAATCAGAACATGATATGGAAAGTTATATTATTTTAGTTACTATAAATGAATCTTGGTGGATAGAAAAAGTAAAAAGTGAATTAAAAAAACAATTAATTAATCTATCCTATAGACAAAATATTATGAAAAAGGCTTTGGAAAAAAGCAAAATTATTGTTTTTGATTCTTTGGAAGAAGGGATAAACTTAATTAATGAAATTGCTCCAGAACATCTTATTATTAATTGTAATAATGCTTCTTATTGGAGTAACAAAATAAAAAATGCTGGGTCTATTTTTATAGGAAATTATTCTCCAATAAGTATTGGGGATTATGCTTCTGGTCCCAATCATGTACTTCCTACATATGGTTATGCTAAATCTTATAGTGGAGTATCTGTAGATAGTTTTATTAAAAAAATCACTTTTCAAAAAATTTCCAAAAAAGGATTACGAAATTTATCAAAATGTGTTGATTTATTGTCTTCTGAAGAAGGATTAATAGCACATAAAAAATCGATTAATATTAGATTAAAAAAATGA
- the hisC gene encoding histidinol-phosphate transaminase, with amino-acid sequence MNIECECMNRDDFSNFDLNSLIRDNILKIDPYLSAREEYSYQEKNSIFLDANENSFGAPLSFSNSYNRYPDPLQKELKRKISEIKKISSSKIFLGNGSDEIIDLIYRIFSRPNTDNVIIFPPTYGMYEVSGKIHGVDIVKVFLTEEEYQLNLKKIKNSINPYSRIIFICSPNNPTGNDIKKEDIENIIKQFTGIVVLDEAYIDFSEKESFSLEIEKYPNLIILQTLSKSWGLAGLRIGIAISSEKIIQWMNKVKFPYNVSQISQKIAIQALNNKDLFFYHLKNILSERKYMEDSLKKIPIIDKVYPSSSNFILVKISFSSKNLYQHLVNKNIIVRDRSKIILCNECLRITVGTHEENEYLIDQIKKYSEKCSKYKE; translated from the coding sequence ATGAATATTGAATGTGAATGCATGAATAGAGATGATTTTTCAAATTTTGATTTGAATTCCTTAATCAGAGATAATATTTTAAAAATAGATCCTTATTTATCTGCTAGAGAAGAATATTCTTATCAAGAAAAAAATTCTATATTTCTAGATGCCAATGAAAATTCTTTTGGGGCTCCTTTATCTTTTTCTAATTCCTACAATAGATATCCGGATCCATTACAAAAAGAATTAAAAAGAAAAATATCAGAAATAAAAAAAATTTCTTCATCCAAAATTTTTTTAGGAAATGGAAGTGATGAAATTATTGATTTAATTTATCGTATTTTTTCTCGTCCAAATACAGATAATGTAATTATTTTTCCACCTACATATGGCATGTATGAAGTTAGTGGAAAAATTCATGGAGTAGATATTGTAAAAGTTTTTCTAACGGAAGAAGAATATCAATTAAATTTGAAAAAAATCAAAAATTCAATTAATCCATATAGTCGTATAATTTTTATTTGTTCTCCAAATAATCCTACTGGAAATGATATAAAAAAAGAAGATATTGAAAATATCATAAAACAATTTACCGGTATTGTTGTTTTAGATGAAGCTTATATTGATTTTTCAGAAAAAGAATCTTTTTCTCTAGAAATAGAGAAATATCCCAATTTAATTATTTTACAAACACTTTCTAAATCTTGGGGACTGGCTGGATTAAGAATAGGAATTGCTATTTCTTCTGAAAAAATTATTCAATGGATGAATAAAGTGAAATTTCCCTATAACGTAAGTCAAATATCTCAAAAAATAGCTATTCAAGCTCTTAATAATAAGGATTTATTTTTTTATCATTTAAAAAATATCCTTTCAGAAAGAAAATATATGGAAGACTCTTTAAAAAAAATTCCAATTATAGATAAAGTATATCCTAGTTCTTCAAATTTTATACTAGTTAAAATTTCCTTTTCATCAAAAAATCTTTATCAACATTTAGTTAATAAAAATATTATTGTTAGAGATCGATCTAAAATCATTTTGTGTAATGAATGTTTAAGAATAACAGTAGGTACTCATGAAGAAAATGAGTATTTGATAGATCAAATCAAAAAATATTCCGAAAAATGTTCTAAGTATAAGGAATAA
- the hisB gene encoding bifunctional histidinol-phosphatase/imidazoleglycerol-phosphate dehydratase HisB: MKKILFIDRDGTIIQETPPTYQIDTIEKVNFYPKVIFFLTKIVNELDYDLVMVTNQDGLGTEKFPEKKFWPIHNHILKILKTEGIHFSSIHIDRTIPEEYSSTRKPGIGMLTSYFHSDYDLSNSFVIGDRITDVLLANNLGCKSIWINKNHHNVSEKEFSIEIKNFKKKIVLKTDNWKNIYEYLKYASNKKLVKHRRKTLETDVRITIQLYGEGKSDIKTGLGFFDHLLEQIAFHSMIDMNIHTNGDLNIDEHHTIEDTAIALGEVFHQSIIDKRGIERYGFFFIPMDDSLATVILDLGGRSELSWKTNFLSEKIGQVPTEMFIHFFKSFSSSAKCNIHIHATGKNDHHKIESIFKAFARAIKMAIQKNNIKKLPSSKGLL, from the coding sequence ATGAAAAAAATATTATTTATTGATAGAGATGGAACAATAATCCAAGAAACCCCTCCTACTTATCAAATTGATACTATTGAAAAGGTGAATTTTTATCCAAAAGTTATATTTTTTTTAACTAAAATAGTTAATGAATTAGATTATGATTTAGTTATGGTAACTAACCAAGATGGATTAGGTACTGAAAAATTTCCTGAAAAAAAATTTTGGCCTATACATAATCATATATTAAAGATATTAAAAACAGAAGGAATTCATTTTTCTTCTATTCATATAGATAGAACTATTCCAGAAGAATATTCTTCTACCAGAAAACCAGGAATCGGAATGCTCACTTCTTATTTTCATTCGGATTATGATCTTTCCAATTCTTTTGTTATTGGAGATAGAATTACGGATGTTTTATTAGCTAATAACTTAGGATGTAAGTCCATATGGATCAATAAAAATCATCATAATGTATCCGAAAAAGAATTTTCCATAGAAATAAAAAATTTCAAAAAAAAAATAGTTTTGAAAACTGATAATTGGAAAAATATTTACGAATATTTGAAATATGCATCTAATAAAAAATTGGTTAAACATAGAAGAAAAACATTAGAAACAGACGTAAGAATCACTATTCAACTTTATGGAGAAGGGAAATCAGATATAAAAACAGGATTAGGTTTTTTTGATCATCTTCTAGAACAAATAGCTTTTCATAGTATGATAGATATGAATATTCACACAAACGGAGACTTAAATATAGATGAACATCACACTATAGAAGATACTGCAATTGCTTTAGGAGAAGTTTTTCATCAATCTATTATAGATAAAAGAGGAATAGAACGTTATGGTTTTTTTTTCATTCCTATGGATGATTCTTTAGCTACAGTAATATTGGATCTTGGAGGGAGAAGTGAATTATCTTGGAAAACAAATTTTTTAAGTGAAAAGATTGGTCAAGTCCCTACAGAAATGTTTATTCATTTTTTTAAGTCTTTTTCTTCTTCTGCAAAATGCAATATTCATATTCATGCTACAGGAAAAAATGATCATCATAAAATAGAATCTATTTTTAAAGCTTTCGCTAGAGCTATTAAAATGGCTATACAAAAAAATAATATTAAAAAATTGCCTAGTTCTAAAGGCCTATTATAA
- the hisH gene encoding imidazole glycerol phosphate synthase subunit HisH encodes MKTIIIKYPAGNVQSVLFSLERIGIDAFVTDSRESIKNAEKVILPGVGEANFAMKYLKEKKLDILLSKLEQPVLGICLGMQLLCKYSEESSTTCIGIFDLLVKKFQSENKNHKIPQIGWNTIDTLKGPLFEDIPNRSYQYFVHSYYAPLGKYTIAKTDYIVSYSSALQKKNFYAVQFHPEKSSYVGNKILENFIRL; translated from the coding sequence ATGAAAACAATTATTATAAAATATCCTGCTGGAAATGTACAATCTGTCCTTTTTTCTTTAGAAAGAATAGGAATAGATGCTTTCGTAACGGACTCTCGAGAGTCTATTAAAAATGCAGAAAAAGTCATTTTACCTGGTGTAGGAGAAGCCAATTTTGCTATGAAATATTTGAAAGAAAAAAAATTGGATATTCTTTTATCTAAATTGGAACAACCTGTATTGGGAATATGTTTAGGAATGCAATTATTATGTAAATATTCTGAAGAAAGTAGTACTACTTGTATAGGCATTTTTGATTTATTAGTAAAAAAATTTCAATCAGAAAATAAAAATCATAAAATTCCTCAAATTGGTTGGAATACTATTGATACACTAAAAGGACCATTATTTGAAGATATTCCAAATAGAAGTTATCAATATTTTGTACATAGTTATTATGCTCCTTTAGGAAAATATACTATAGCTAAAACAGACTATATAGTTTCTTATAGTTCAGCACTACAAAAAAAAAATTTTTATGCTGTACAATTTCATCCAGAAAAATCTTCTTATGTGGGAAATAAAATATTAGAAAACTTTATAAGATTATAA
- the hisA gene encoding 1-(5-phosphoribosyl)-5-[(5-phosphoribosylamino)methylideneamino]imidazole-4-carboxamide isomerase, with product MNIIAAIDLIDGKCVRLTQGDYKRKKIYHKNPLDMAFLLEDHGISRLHLVDLDGAKKGKVIHWNILEKIAKYTHLIIDFGGGIQTEEDVRIVFENGGDMVTIGSIAVKNPFLLKKWIQIYGRDKILLGVDVKDHKIATNGWTKFHQIPFWDFLKEKNIHGIKKFFCTDISKDGDLSGPSLSLYKDIIHRFPNIELIASGGIRNMSDIKILYDLGCHGVIIGKAIYENKISLSELKNWEYGEKK from the coding sequence ATGAATATTATTGCAGCTATAGATCTTATTGATGGAAAATGTGTTCGTTTAACACAAGGAGACTATAAAAGAAAAAAAATTTATCATAAAAATCCATTAGATATGGCATTTTTATTAGAAGATCATGGAATATCTAGATTACATTTAGTAGATTTAGATGGAGCAAAAAAAGGGAAAGTAATTCATTGGAATATTTTGGAAAAAATTGCAAAGTATACACATTTAATCATTGATTTTGGAGGGGGGATTCAGACAGAAGAGGATGTTAGGATTGTATTTGAAAATGGAGGAGATATGGTTACTATTGGAAGTATAGCTGTAAAAAATCCATTTCTTCTAAAAAAATGGATTCAAATTTATGGAAGAGATAAAATCCTTCTTGGAGTGGACGTTAAGGATCATAAAATTGCTACTAATGGATGGACAAAATTTCATCAGATTCCTTTCTGGGATTTTTTAAAAGAAAAAAATATTCATGGAATAAAAAAATTTTTTTGTACGGATATATCTAAAGATGGAGATCTTTCTGGTCCATCTTTATCCTTATATAAGGATATTATTCATAGGTTCCCAAATATTGAACTTATTGCAAGTGGAGGAATAAGAAATATGTCAGATATCAAAATATTATATGATTTAGGTTGTCATGGAGTGATTATTGGAAAAGCTATATATGAAAATAAAATATCGTTATCGGAACTTAAAAATTGGGAATATGGTGAAAAAAAATGA
- the hisF gene encoding imidazole glycerol phosphate synthase subunit HisF, which yields MLVKRIIPCLDIQNGRIVKGVNFQNLKDAGDPIIMSHWYTKQGADELIFLDITATNEKRKTLFSLVKKISRYINIPFTVGGGIMEEKDVELLLNAGADKISINTAAFKNPKILEILSRRFGSQCIVLSIDTKYEKNEWWVYLNGGRIPTRKKTLDWAKEGVNRGAGEILLTSMNHDGMKNGFALDITKRISDLLSTPIIASGGAGKLEDFYQVFKNGKADAALAASIFHYREIEIPKLKYYLNYHNIPVRTNK from the coding sequence ATGTTAGTTAAGCGGATTATACCTTGTTTAGATATCCAAAATGGAAGGATTGTCAAAGGAGTTAATTTTCAGAATTTAAAAGATGCTGGAGATCCAATTATAATGAGTCATTGGTATACAAAACAAGGTGCAGATGAATTAATATTTTTGGATATCACAGCTACAAATGAAAAAAGAAAAACATTATTTTCTTTAGTGAAAAAAATTTCTCGTTATATTAATATTCCTTTTACTGTTGGAGGTGGGATCATGGAAGAAAAAGACGTAGAATTATTATTAAATGCAGGAGCAGATAAAATATCTATTAATACAGCTGCTTTTAAAAATCCAAAAATTTTAGAAATTCTTTCTAGAAGATTTGGTAGTCAATGTATTGTTTTATCTATTGATACAAAATACGAAAAAAATGAATGGTGGGTATATTTAAATGGAGGAAGAATTCCAACCAGAAAAAAAACTTTAGATTGGGCTAAGGAAGGAGTAAATAGAGGGGCAGGAGAAATATTATTAACTTCAATGAATCATGATGGAATGAAAAATGGATTTGCTTTAGATATAACTAAAAGAATTTCGGATCTACTTTCTACACCTATTATTGCTTCAGGTGGAGCTGGAAAATTAGAAGATTTTTATCAAGTTTTTAAAAATGGGAAAGCAGATGCAGCATTAGCTGCTAGTATTTTTCATTATAGAGAAATAGAAATTCCTAAATTAAAATATTATTTAAATTATCATAATATACCTGTGAGAACTAATAAATAA
- the hisIE gene encoding bifunctional phosphoribosyl-AMP cyclohydrolase/phosphoribosyl-ATP diphosphatase HisIE translates to MKFIQKKEINFQKGLIPVIVQDSKTSKVLMLGYMNDESYRKSIEEKKVIFYSRSKKRLWKKGEISHNYLLIKDILIDCDQDTLLIKATPTGPICHKGSDTCWKEINKINFLFHLENIISNRINKKYKNSYIFQLFQKGINKISQKLGEESVEMIIESKDNDPHFFLNESADLLFHYLILLHKKGFSIQEVINILEERHLKNKKKELMDI, encoded by the coding sequence ATGAAGTTTATTCAAAAAAAAGAAATAAATTTTCAAAAAGGATTAATTCCCGTTATTGTTCAAGATTCAAAAACTAGTAAAGTTTTAATGCTTGGTTATATGAATGATGAGTCCTATAGAAAAAGTATTGAAGAAAAAAAAGTTATTTTTTATAGCAGATCTAAAAAAAGATTGTGGAAAAAAGGAGAAATTAGTCATAATTATCTTTTAATTAAAGATATATTAATTGATTGTGATCAAGATACTTTGTTGATTAAAGCTACCCCTACAGGACCTATTTGCCATAAAGGATCGGATACTTGTTGGAAAGAAATAAATAAAATAAATTTTTTATTTCATTTAGAAAATATTATCTCTAATAGAATAAATAAAAAATATAAAAATTCTTACATTTTTCAACTATTCCAAAAAGGAATTAATAAAATATCTCAAAAATTAGGAGAAGAATCCGTAGAAATGATCATTGAATCTAAAGATAATGATCCACATTTTTTTTTAAATGAATCTGCAGATTTGTTATTTCATTATCTTATTCTTTTACATAAAAAAGGATTTTCTATACAGGAAGTTATAAATATTTTAGAAGAAAGACATTTAAAAAATAAAAAAAAAGAATTAATGGATATTTAA
- a CDS encoding bifunctional 5,10-methylenetetrahydrofolate dehydrogenase/5,10-methenyltetrahydrofolate cyclohydrolase has protein sequence MTQLLNGNLLAIEIRKEISKEIDQNIRNKKKRIPHLGIILLGNNSSSITYVNSKIKECKNIGIRSTLVHLTVESSELKLLKEIQKMNENSLIDGFIIQLPLPKHINTDNIILSINPKKDVDGFHPENFGKMSLNMNSFLPATALGILTLLERYKIKISGKNTVVIGRSRIVGIPISILMSRKNYLGNSTVTLTHSHTQNIEHYTKKADIIIISVGIPGFLTGKMIKKGAIIIDVGINKVKNKKKFILKGDVDFNSVYGKASYLTPVPGGVGPMTRIMLIKNILIAFSFNNEKK, from the coding sequence ATGACCCAATTATTAAATGGAAATCTATTAGCAATCGAAATAAGAAAAGAAATTTCTAAAGAAATTGATCAAAATATACGAAATAAAAAAAAAAGGATTCCTCATCTTGGAATTATTTTATTAGGAAATAATAGTTCCAGTATAACATATGTCAATAGCAAAATAAAAGAATGCAAAAATATTGGAATACGATCAACTTTAGTACATTTAACTGTAGAAAGTTCCGAATTAAAATTATTAAAAGAAATTCAAAAAATGAATGAAAATTCTTTGATAGATGGTTTTATTATACAATTACCTCTTCCAAAACATATCAATACGGATAATATTATTTTATCGATTAATCCAAAAAAAGATGTAGATGGATTTCATCCAGAAAATTTTGGAAAAATGTCTTTGAATATGAATTCTTTTTTACCTGCTACTGCATTAGGAATATTAACTCTTTTAGAAAGATATAAAATAAAAATTTCTGGAAAAAATACTGTAGTAATTGGAAGAAGTCGTATTGTAGGAATACCTATTAGTATCTTGATGAGCAGAAAAAATTATCTTGGAAATAGCACTGTAACACTTACTCATAGTCATACTCAAAATATAGAACATTATACGAAAAAAGCAGATATCATTATAATTTCTGTTGGTATTCCAGGTTTTTTAACAGGAAAAATGATTAAAAAAGGAGCTATAATTATAGATGTAGGCATTAATAAAGTAAAAAATAAAAAAAAATTTATTTTAAAAGGAGACGTTGATTTTAATAGCGTTTATGGAAAAGCCTCTTATCTTACACCTGTTCCAGGCGGAGTTGGTCCTATGACCCGTATTATGCTTATAAAAAATATTTTAATAGCTTTTTCATTCAACAATGAAAAAAAATAA
- the rsmA gene encoding 16S rRNA (adenine(1518)-N(6)/adenine(1519)-N(6))-dimethyltransferase RsmA, whose amino-acid sequence MKEYFFKKKFDQYFLKDKNIAKKIVKNLSFQDYNTVVEIGPGVGILTRYLLLLCKKVFLIEIDENLIFFLKKNFFIPKNQIIHQDFLKWNPEEINLKNFALIGNFPYGISSKILFHILKYNQYIPECIGMFQKEFVERIFFSHKGIGKYGILSVLVQSFYDVEYLFSVKKNVFYPIPNVKSAVISLKRKKLEILFNKDILFKCVKMAFNQRRKILKNSLQYFKKIPNFYDIPFLNKRAEQLSIKEFLQLTKEIEIRK is encoded by the coding sequence ATGAAAGAATATTTTTTTAAAAAAAAATTCGATCAATATTTTTTAAAAGATAAAAATATAGCTAAAAAAATTGTAAAAAATCTATCTTTTCAAGATTATAATACAGTAGTAGAAATAGGTCCAGGGGTAGGAATATTAACTCGTTATTTATTATTATTATGTAAAAAAGTATTTTTAATAGAAATTGATGAAAATCTCATCTTTTTTTTAAAAAAAAATTTTTTTATTCCTAAAAATCAAATTATACATCAAGATTTTTTAAAATGGAATCCAGAAGAAATAAACCTTAAAAATTTTGCATTAATTGGAAATTTTCCCTATGGTATTTCTTCTAAAATATTATTTCATATATTAAAATATAATCAATATATACCAGAATGTATTGGAATGTTTCAAAAAGAATTTGTAGAACGGATATTTTTTTCTCATAAAGGGATTGGTAAGTATGGAATTTTATCTGTTTTAGTACAATCATTCTATGATGTAGAATATCTTTTTTCTGTCAAAAAAAATGTATTTTATCCTATTCCAAATGTAAAATCGGCCGTAATATCCTTAAAAAGAAAAAAATTAGAAATCCTTTTTAATAAGGATATTTTATTTAAATGTGTAAAAATGGCTTTTAATCAAAGAAGAAAAATATTGAAAAATTCACTCCAATATTTTAAAAAAATACCAAATTTTTATGATATTCCATTTTTGAATAAAAGAGCAGAACAATTATCTATAAAAGAATTCCTTCAATTAACAAAAGAAATAGAAATTCGAAAATGA
- the serS gene encoding serine--tRNA ligase — MLQPSFIRNNRKKVLLGLKKRKFKKIFLIDEILTLDKKKKELKTFLNKISEEKNTISKNISHLILKIDKGIKINSLKEKSLFLKNKKKDLNIQLKNIIQCLEEKLNQIPNIPNEKVKKNADKNDILFQEGVIDSIIMEGALTHWELAKKFHLFDLLLGTKICGSGFSVYIGKGAKLQRSLIQYFLDQNIRASYTEYSFPYLINEKSGYSTGQIPDKEGQMYLIEKDNFYLIPTGEIPLMNCYRNNRLTYKDLPIKATTYTSCFRREAGSYGSQIRGLNRLHQFEKVEIIQITTHETSYDYLEEMILHVKNILKSLELPFRILRLIGKDLGFSSSITYDFEVYSMVQKKWLEVSSISNCTNFQSNRLNLRYKTITGKMEFCHTLNGSSLALPRIIAALLENNQTVNQINIPKVLIPYTGFDNIK, encoded by the coding sequence ATGCTTCAACCCTCTTTTATACGTAATAATAGAAAAAAAGTTTTATTAGGATTAAAAAAAAGAAAATTTAAGAAAATTTTTTTGATAGATGAAATATTGACTTTAGATAAAAAGAAAAAGGAATTAAAAACTTTTTTGAATAAAATTTCAGAAGAAAAAAATACAATATCCAAAAATATCAGTCATCTTATTCTGAAGATTGATAAAGGTATAAAAATAAATTCTTTAAAAGAAAAATCCCTTTTTCTAAAAAATAAAAAAAAAGATCTTAATATTCAATTAAAAAATATTATTCAATGTTTAGAAGAAAAACTAAATCAAATACCTAATATACCCAATGAAAAAGTAAAAAAAAATGCAGATAAGAATGATATTCTTTTTCAAGAAGGGGTTATTGATTCAATAATAATGGAAGGAGCACTTACACATTGGGAATTAGCTAAAAAATTTCATTTATTCGACTTATTATTAGGTACGAAAATATGTGGATCTGGTTTTTCAGTTTATATCGGAAAAGGGGCTAAATTACAAAGAAGTTTGATTCAATATTTTTTAGATCAGAACATACGTGCTTCATATACAGAATATAGTTTTCCTTATCTTATAAATGAAAAGTCAGGATATTCAACAGGACAAATTCCGGATAAAGAAGGTCAAATGTATCTAATAGAAAAAGATAATTTTTATCTGATTCCAACTGGAGAAATTCCTCTTATGAATTGTTATAGAAATAATAGACTTACATATAAGGACTTACCTATAAAAGCGACCACTTATACTTCTTGTTTTAGAAGGGAAGCTGGATCTTATGGTTCTCAAATTAGAGGGTTAAATAGATTACATCAATTTGAAAAAGTAGAAATCATTCAAATTACTACCCATGAAACTTCTTATGATTATTTAGAGGAAATGATTTTACATGTTAAAAATATTCTAAAATCTTTAGAATTACCGTTTCGAATACTTCGTTTGATTGGGAAAGATCTAGGTTTTTCTTCTTCTATAACTTATGATTTTGAAGTGTATTCTATGGTACAAAAAAAATGGTTAGAAGTAAGTTCTATTTCAAATTGCACTAATTTTCAATCTAATAGATTAAATCTTCGATATAAAACTATTACAGGAAAAATGGAGTTTTGTCATACACTTAATGGAAGCTCTCTAGCTTTACCACGAATTATTGCCGCTTTATTAGAAAATAATCAAACTGTTAATCAAATTAATATTCCTAAAGTTTTAATTCCTTATACAGGATTTGATAATATTAAATAA